The Bombus fervidus isolate BK054 chromosome 6, iyBomFerv1, whole genome shotgun sequence genome contains a region encoding:
- the Dhdds gene encoding dehydrodolichyl diphosphate synthase subunit, which translates to MSWIRDNALNWFQRLAIRILRTGHIPKHVAFIMDGNRRYASKNGIEKIEGHTKGFDKFAETLQWCTDLGIQEVTFYAFSIENFKRKREEVNGLLNLAEQKFQRLLDEKDKIRKHGLCVRIIGNLSLLPQNIQELIAETMILTKEHNKGFLNIAFAYTSRDEITHAIKDVIEGVQNGDILSEDIDENLISNCLYTNYSPNPDLLIRTSGEVRFSDFLMWQISNTCIYFTTVLWPEFNLWEFLNAIFYYQRCYSDIQKVIKMQNMKQIIQNSRQSTYIDKLHHKRQITLERIYLSNI; encoded by the exons ATGTCATGGATAAGAGACAATGCTCTAAATTGGTTTCAACGTTTGGCTATAAGAATTTTAAGAACTGGGCATATTCCTAAACATGTAGCATTTATAATGGATGGTAATAGACGCTATGCAAGTAAAAATGgaatagaaaaaatagaaggaCATACAAAAGG attTGATAAGTTTGCTGAAACTTTACAATGGTGTACAGATCTTGGTATACAAGAAGTaacattttatgcatttagtattgaaaattttaaaaggaaACGAGAGGAAGTAAATGGACTTCTAAATCTTGCAGAACAAAAATTCCAAAGATTATTGGATGAAAA ggataaaatacgaaaacatGGATTATGTGTCCGTATAATTGGTAATTTGTCGCTATTACCTCAAAATATACAAGAATTGATAGCAGAAACTATGATTCTTACTAAAGAACATAATAAAGGATTTCTCAATATTGCATTTGCTTATACGT caAGAGATGAAATTACACATGCTATTAAAGATGTAATCGAAGGTGTTCAAAATGGCGATATTCTTTCTGAAGATATtgatgaaaatttgatttccaACTGTTTATATACTAATTATTCACCAAATCCAGATTTATTAATTCGTACTTCGGGAGAAGTTAGATTTAGTGACTTTCTTATGTGGCAA atatCAAATACATGCATTTATTTTACCACTGTTTTATGGCCAGAATTTAATCTGTGGGAATTTCTcaatgcaatattttattaccaaaGATGTTATTCTGATAtacaaaaagtaataaaaatgcaaaatatgaagcaaataatacaaaatagtaGACAATCAACATACATAGACAAATTACATCATAAAAGACAAATAACACttgaaagaatatatttgtcaaacatttaa